The Miscanthus floridulus cultivar M001 chromosome 7, ASM1932011v1, whole genome shotgun sequence genome includes a region encoding these proteins:
- the LOC136463925 gene encoding salutaridine reductase-like: MLPVRHSDMEGHVRGQYEKEVAVVTGGNRGIGLEICKQLAFKGVTVILTARDETRGVEAVKNLAALGLSNIVFHQLEVGDLSSAAHLADFIREKFGKLDILVNNAAIAGCKIEISDPESFRLELAGMNALEKLERIRRHTTYPYDKAEECLRTNYHGTKIVTEAHLPLLHLSSHGRIVNISAHSGLLRFFSSEELKKELNNIDDLSEERLDELSELFLKDFKNGPTGTPWVWPTEGGFPAYKVSKALLNAYSRIIAKKHPTLCVNCVHPGFVSTDINFHNGDLTVEEGARGALVLALIPKGGMTGAYLDCTEVASFV; the protein is encoded by the exons ATGCTCCCCGTCAGACACTCAGACATGGAAGGACACGTACGCGGGCAATATGAAAAAGA GGTGGCCGTGGTTACCGGAGGGAATAGAGGGATTGGGTTAGAAATATGCAAGCAGCTTGCTTTCAAAGGAGTCACGGTAATATTGACAGCGAGGGACGAGACGAGGGGTGTAGAAGCGGTAAAAAATCTTGCAGCGCTGGGGCTATCCAACATCGTGTTTCATCAACTGGAGGTTGGAGATCTCTCAAGTGCTGCACATCTCGCTGATTTTATCCGGGAGAAATTTGGCAAATTGGATATATTG GTCAACAATGCAGCAATTGCTGGGTGCAAAATAGAGATCAGCGATCCAGAATCTTTTAGGTTAGAG CTTGCAGGCATGAATGCTCTGGAAAAGCTAGAAAGGATCAGGAGGCACACCACATACCCTTACGATAAAGCAGAGGAGTGCTTGAGAACAAACTACCATGGCACCAAAATTGTCACAGAAGCGCATCTTCCTCTCCTGCACCTCTCATCGCACGGAAGAATTGTAAACATATCAGCTCATTCCGGACTACTCAGG TTTTTCAGTAGTGAGGAACTTAAGAAGGAGCTCAACAACATCGATGATCTATCCGAAGAGAGATTAGACGAGCTGTCAGAATTGTTCCTCAAGGACTTCAAGAATGGCCCAACTGGAACCCCATGGGTGTGGCCGACTGAAGGAGGGTTCCCAGCATATAAAGTGTCCAAGGCTCTTCTCAATGCTTATTCGAGAATCATTGCAAAGAAACACCCAACACTATGCGTAAATTGTGTGCATCCCGGCTTTGTCAGCACAGACATCAACTTCCACAATGGAGATCTCACAGTTGAGGAGGGTGCAAGAGGAGCTCTTGTTCTGGCTCTCATACCCAAGGGAGGCATGACCGGAGCATATTTGGACTGCACAGAGGTTGCATCCTTTGTGTAA